In a single window of the Bombus affinis isolate iyBomAffi1 unplaced genomic scaffold, iyBomAffi1.2 ctg00000059.1, whole genome shotgun sequence genome:
- the LOC126926778 gene encoding CREB-binding protein-like, which produces MARERHYEFFSLRRAKFSSMSMLYELHNQGQDKFVYTCNNCKSHVETRYHCTVCDDFDLCISCKEKDGHPHHMEKLGLDLDDGSSPADAKQANPQEARKLSIQRCIQSLVHACQCRDANCRLTSCQKMKRVVTHTKVCKRKTNGGCPICKQLIALCCYHAKHCQETKCLVPFCSNIKHKLKQQQLQQRLQQAQLLRRRMAAMNSRPTGPVGAMQSGQQSSNVTMTTGVAMKPGVSPTNLPSPHQPGIGLKPETQTPPAHVLQVVKQVQEEAARQQVPHGYGKVTPGGGVGAGVGVGGQTGGVVPPPPMQRPMPVQMPNPGGTHLIPMDQWTARYQPSALMQQNPGLRQQTPQQLMQQQQQHQGLPAIAMGGQMPRQAGVLGGPVNQVGPQTQSNMHKHVLQQLMQTLKNPHTPEQQNQILQILKSNPPIMAAFIKQRALALNQQQSGQYGGGVGGPLGPNQPQQQPALQHIMSQQQQQHHHHHHQQQQQQQGRMQIQAMLNQQQQQQQQQQQPVQQQPPQWYKQQMLVLQRHQHPSQQQQHPQQQQQQQQQQQQQFTQPPAPPYGQQRHIRPPLLGYGGFSEQGYGQPGLKPTPPPVPSPQGVMGPPGISVQQQLMQSVRSPPPIRSPQPNPSPRPVPSPRNQPVPSPRSGPVPSPHHHPPHGTPTHSPAHELGGPSEMMLSQLSGGTGAPTGHPGTMPHHPSPVPPPTSGTDSSEVTPMTPQDQLSKFVEGL; this is translated from the exons ATGGCTAGAGAAAGACATTATGAATTCTTTTCCTTAAGGCGCGCGAAATTTAGTTCTATGTCTATGCTATACGAATTGCACAATCAAGGTCAAGACAAGTTTGTCTATACTTGCAATAATTGTAAGAGCCATGTAGAAACAAGATATCATTGTACGGTTTGTGAT GATTTTGATCTGTGTATAAGCTGTAAAGAAAAAGACGGTCATCCTCATCATATGGAAAAACTTGGTTTAGATTTGGATGATGGTTCATCGCCGGCCGATGCTAAACAAGCTAATCCacag gagGCGCGTAAACTTTCAATTCAAAGATGTATTCAATCGTTGGTGCACGCGTGCCAATGTAGAGATGCTAACTGTCGTTTAACAAGTTGTCAAAAGATGAAGAGAGTAGTAACGCATACTAAAGTTTGCAAACGAAAAACGAACGGTGGCTGTCCAATCTGTAAACAATTAATAGCGTTGTGCTGTTATCATGCTAAACACTGCCAAGAGACTAAATGTCTTGTTCCATTCTGTTCGAACATCAAACATAAGCTGAAACAACAACAGCTTCAACAGCGGCTACAGCAAGCGCAGTTGTTAAG GAGACGAATGGCTGCAATGAATAGCAGACCCACAGGTCCAGTGGGAGCGATGCAATCCGGACAACAGAGTTCAAATGTTACTATGACCACAGGTGTTGCTATGAAACCAGGTGTCAGTCCTACCAATTTACCTTCGCCACATCAACCTGGAATAGGATTGAAACCTGAAACTCAAACGCCACCTGCTCACGTTCTCCAAGTTGTTAAGCAAGTACAAGAAGAAGCTGCACGGCAACAAGTACCGCATGGTTATGGTAAAGTAACGCCAGGTGGTGGAGTTGGTGCTGGAGTTGGCGTAGGAGGACAAACAGGTGGCGTAGTGCCACCACCTCCTATGCAACGTCCAATGCCTGTACAAATGCCAAATCCTGGCGGTACACATCTTATTCCAATGGATCAATGGACAGCAAG GTATCAGCCAAGTGCACTGATGCAACAGAATCCTGGTTTGAGACAGCAAACGCCGCAACAGTTaatgcaacagcagcaacaacatcaAGGGCTGCCAGCAATAGCTATGGGAGGACAGATGCCTAGGCAAGCTGGAGTTCTCGGTGGTCCGGTTAATCAAGTTGGTCCTCAAACTCAAAGCAACATGCACAAGCATGTATTGCAGCAACTTATGCAAACTCTAAAGAATCCCCATACTCCTGAACAACAAAACCAAATACTTCAAATACTCAAAAGCAATCCACCGATTATGGCTGCTTTTATCAAACAACGG gcaCTCGCTCTAAATCAACAACAAAGTGGTCAATACGGTGGAGGAGTGGGCGGACCTTTGGGTCCTAATCAGCCGCAGCAACAACCTGCTCTGCAGCATATAATGtctcagcagcagcagcagcaccaccaccaccaccaccaacaacaacaacaacagcaaggcAGAATGCAAATACAGGCAATGCTAaatcaacagcagcaacaacagcagcaacagcagcaacctgTTCAACAGCAACCACCACAATGGTATAAACAGCAAATGCTAGTATTGCAAAGGCACCAGCACCCgtcgcagcagcaacaacacccgcagcagcagcaacagcagcagcaacaacaacaacaacaatttaCACAACCACCAGCACCGCCTTACGGTCAACAGCGACATATAAGGCCGCCCCTTCTCg GTTATGGTGGCTTTAGCGAACAAGGATACGGTCAACCTGGCTTAAAACCAACACCACCTCCGGTACCTTCTCCGCAAGGTGTGATGGGGCCTCCAGGGATTTCTGTACAGCAACAATTAATGCAGTCCGTTCGATCTCCACCGCCAATTCGTTCTCCTCAACCAAATCCTTCCCCACGACCGGTTCCTTCTCCACGTAATCAGCCAGTTCCTTCTCCTCGATCAGGGCCGGTGCCATCGCCTCATCACCATCCACCTCATGGTACACCAACACATTCACCGGCTCATGAACTCGGTGGGCCAAGTGAAATGATGCTTTCGCAGCTGAGTGGTGGAACTGGTGCACCGACTGGTCACCCGGGTACCATGCCACATCATCCATCTCCAGTTCCACCACCCACTAGTGGCACAGACTCGAGTGAAGTGACGCCCATGACGCCACAAGATCAACTTTCAAAATTTGTCGAAGGATTGTAG
- the LOC126926818 gene encoding uncharacterized protein LOC126926818, protein MRSPNVNVTANYGELQIVIEESTSGEEEEEGRRNESPPRGMDNVRRMSDRGGEGSGHSVVTMEAELPTLFRRRESVACFPFGGVTRILPTRRDPASRMSAPPSGRRNTHYLRLDIMDDIAYLRARELSQALKPSTAYRQRNSREADPIR, encoded by the exons atgagaagcccgaatgtgaatgtgacggcaaactatggcgagcttcaaatcgtcatagaggaaagcacatcgggcgaagaggaagaggaagggcgaaggaacgagtcgcctccgcgtggcatggataat gtgagacgaatgagcgatcgtggcggagaaggatcgggacattcggtcgttacgatggaagcagagctaccgactttgtttcgccgtcgcgaatcagtcgcctgttttccttttggaggcgtgactagAATATTACCAACTCggcgagacccagcgtccagaatgtccgcaccaccgagcggtagaagaaatacgcactatcttcggttggacattatggacgacatcgcatacctaagagcgagggag ctttctcaagcgctgaagccatcgacagcatatagacaaaggaatagcagggaggcagacccaatacggtag